AAGGAGGGGTGGAAAACTTAGGCATCTGGCAGAGCCTGGGCCTGCGGAGGTGAGTTTGGGCTGGTGGGTTGGTGGCGTATGTGAATCTGGACGGGGTGTTCAGGAGGGTCAGGGCCATGTGAGGCGAGGCGGAGTGGTGGGGTGGGTTTCAGCTCCTTACTTGGAATttctgcagagaaagagagagcagaaatgAGGTCTCTGTTGCAGGTGGGCCTCGCCAGCCTGTTGTTGGCCAGGGTGGGTGTTATGCCCTCTTTTTTACCCTTTAGGAGCTGGACTCACCaagaggtgaagtcacttgccGGAAGTCCCCCGGGTGGTGTGGGGGGCGATTGGTGCCCAGTCCAAAGCGGACTCCCttgctttcctctcctcccagcGCACAACGCCTCCCACCGCGCGGGGCCTCCCCTCGGGCTGGTTTCCAGGGTGCACACGTGGGCTGGGTTTCCCAGCATACGTGTGCAGGCGGTTTAGGTGTGCACACGTTATGCGGGCCGGTGCAATGCATTGCCCTCTTACACACTCAGTACGTATGCGCGTGTGCTATAGCACCTGCCCCCGCTGCCCCTCTGCCAACATTTCAAGATCCCCCTGcctgttccttccttcttgccccaGGGTCGAGGAAGAGGCAGGCCCTCTTCTCAACAAGGCCCGCCTTCTTCCTGTTTGTTGGATTCTTCTCCCTCCTGCGGCTGCCAGGCTCCTGTGCCCTCAGCTCCTCCGTTTTCCagtttcaatctctctctctctttccattggCTTCCTCCTCCACCTGCAAGCATGCTCGTGCCTCCTCTAGCATTTTAAAACACCCACCCTTCTCGTCTCCGCTTCCCTCTGCATCTCAGCCTGCACCCCTCCTGACGCTCCCCTGTCTGATCTCTCAGGGCACTCTACACCTGCCCTTTGCTTCCTGACGCCCACATCTACCTCTCAACTGGTCACCATCTGGCCGTGCTCCAGCTCAACAACAGCTCTTCCCGAGGACGCTGCCCCAGAGCCAGCCGGTGGCCTCTGCTCAATGCCtcccgttttctttttcttccttccttcttctccattttACCTGTGTAATTTCTTCCGACCTtgaccctccctccaccctcacctccctcgcCTCCAGCTCTCCCGGTCTTCCCAGACCCACAGCTTGGAGCAGATCACAACCCTGCAGCGAGAGCTCACAGTGGCTTCCCCCAGGCTGGCCCAACCACGCACAAGCTCAGCCTAGAGCTGAAAGGCACCCATGGGCTTCAAGCCCCAGGCCCCCTGTCCTGTTGCTTGTCACGTTGTAATGTTTCCCGTCTTCCTTCCTGACTGTaggctctgtgagggcagggactcttTTTGGACGCTGTGTTCACGGCTGCACCCCAGAACCTCCCACTgccccagtgcttggcacataagcACGccatatttgttgaatcaatgagtgagcaaataaatgaagGGATTGATGAATAAAGCCAGCTTTCTGTGTGGTCTGTCACAGGGAGGGTCCCAGGTCCCAATAGTGCTTTATtttccatcacccccaccctgcaTTTTCCTCTTGTTCTAGAGAGTGCTGACAGGACTTGCTGCAATGGTGGAAATATTCTGTTATCTTGTATCCAATATGTAGCCATAGTCACTGTGGCTGCCGAGCACTGGACATGGGGCTAGTGTGACTAAAGACTTAAattctattaaattttaattaatttcaatttaagTAGTGACTTCCATATTGGCTGGTGGAGCTCCACATACGGCTTGAATACCACCTAATCAGGAACCCAGAAACATCCCGGTCCCAACTCCCCTCTTGCTCTCCCAGCTCTCCTGATACCCTCCGCCACCCCTGCCTCAGCCCCTGAAGCCCCAGCCTCACCTGCTGTAGTAGACAGAGAAGACATCCTCCTTTAGCACCCCTCGGGAGAGGATGTGGTCAAAGACAGGGGTAACCCCGCCAACAGCCTGTGCAGGGAAGCCCATGCCCAGAATCCCGTCAAACTTGGCCAGCATGAAGGGTATCAGGGGCAGCTCTGTGACCTCTCCAAACGTCTGTGTCACTGTGATTCCGCCCACCTGTGGGAGGAAGGACCGGAGGAGACCAAGCCTACTGCCTCCCCCGCTGGCCAGGGGGGAGTCAAGGACCCACATCCCCTAGGGTAGAGAAACTGGGGATAAGACCATTTTATCAACCCCCCACACATATCCTCTCTTCTAATACACATGCAGGCTGTGGGGTTGCCCAGGACCTGGAAAGGGGTACTGACAATCAGTAACCACCAAGGTGCCAGGAGCTCTCACACCCTCTCCCCAGGGGCCCAGCTTCCACACTGGCAGGACTGGGTCTCAGTTCCTCACCCCCACTATGGGTAAGGATTTCTCCAGCCCAGCCAGACCTTCTCCCCTGGTTTCCCAGACAACGGGCCTCTCATGTTCCATGTGTACCCTTCCCATAGCTTAGAGCAGGGGCTGGAGTAACTCCCAGAATGGAAAGGGTCCGAGGCAAGCcagatggaaaagaaaaccaagcccTGACCTTAATCCTAAACTCTAACCTCAACTAGGATCTTAGAACCTATGCCTGACCCCCAAACTAACTCTGGCCATAATGAAACCAGTACTGCTGACCCTGACACCGACTCTGATTTCAGTCTGGGGTCTTGTGAAGGGCCCAGTCGGAGCTGGGTGACCTCAGGCAGGTTAGCTGACAGGAGGCTGTGGGGCTCCGGCTAAGCTCTCACGTGAGTTACACGTAAAAGCTTCCATAAATCACCCAGTGTGGACCCAGGAGCTCAGGCTCGCTCTGTCCCAGGCCCTGCTTCTTTGCAGCAAGGCAGGGTGTTCCTCAATTGCCCAGGCTCTAAGGTGGACTGAACtgtaccccccgcccccctccaagTATGGGCCCTCCAGTGGCAGGGGAGGTCTGGGACCAGAAGGGCAGAGGTCAGATGACCTGGGGCATTCCCACGTACAGTCACCTCGTCCTGGCTCAGGAAACCTTTGACCTTCCCAGATCCGTAGTGGATGGTGAATGCCGTCCCATTCTCCATGTAGCTGGAGGATTCCGAAGAGTCGTAGAGGCTGTGAATCTCTGGCAGAGGGATATAGGCTCAGGTCTGTTCAAGAGAGGCCCGGCaggggggctgggaggcaggtgcCTGTGGGCGTGGCCCCCTGTGGTTGAGGACTTCTGTGAAGGGGCGGggaggccctgaggtgggaggctTGAAAACGTGTTTCATCAACCAAGGAGTGTGTTTTTTGGGCCCCTGTCACGTGCCCAGATCTCTGAGAATTTTGTCTCCAGTCAAGCATTCCACAGTGATTCTGAGGCGGGGATGAGGAGAAGATTCTGGTTCCAGTAAGCTCTTGAGAAGAGGCTGTTGACTAAGGAAGGGCGTGGAAGACCCTGAGAGCCTGGGGTGGGTCTGAGGATTTGGCCCCAATCTCAGGAAAGGTGAGAAGTGGACTTCTGGGTGAGCTGGGGACTTCTAATGCCGCCATTTTACCTTGGCGGCCGTATCGGGAAAATGGGGGACATTGTCATCTCTCCTCTCGGGGGCAACAGGAGCAGAAGCAGGGAGGAAATAGCTCAATTGGTAGCAGAGGGTGTGAGGCAGGCCCGGCCAAGTGTGGCAGGGGGCTCGGGGTGAGGTCCTGTAGGCGTGTGGAGAGGGGGGTGCTCACCACATGCTGTGTAGAGAGGGCTGCACTTGGTGGAGGGCACCCAGAGGTTGGCTGAGCCTGTGTCGAAGATGACTTTgaaggtctggggtggggtgcCAATGCCGATCTCGCCATAGTACTGGGTCTGTGGGGGTGAAAGGAAAGAGGCAGCTGGAGGCGCGGGGAAGCTTGGGGCTTTGCTGGATACCCCCTTGGGCACCTGGGGTGAGATTAGGTAGATCAGACAACCGTCCCGGGTTTCCCTTTTCCAGCAGGGCCCGGGTGGGACCCTTAGCACTGTCTTAGGACTTCCCTGGAAGTGAGACAAGAGGGCAAAAGAAGAATACTGAAAATGAAGATGATGCCCCGCCCCTCGAAGGGCTGCTAATAAGCTGCGCGCTTATTATAAGGGTTGCATGCAATAAGCAGGCACGCCGTGCAGAGCCCAGTCACAGAAACCCGCATCTGAGGTCACATACCCACCCTGCCCACCTTGAAACCCAGAGCCTGGATTCCTGAGTTCCAGACCTAATTCTGCCTCTGGGCTCCCTTCTGCCCTCTGTGGCTCAACCTTTCTAGCTCTGAAATGGGAGTTTTATAGGGCACTTTGTGCATCTCAGCAACTCAGTCATAGGCAGCATGGAAAGAGCAAAGAGAGCCTTGGGccccagaaagagaaaggagacggAAAAGCAGGGGCGCTCACATCCAGGTAGTTGGTGAGGACCACAGGGGACGTGCTGTTGCCAAAGGAGAATCTCTTGGTGAACTGGCTCCACTCAGCACCAAGCCTGGCTACGTCCACGCCTCGCTCCTTCAGGCTTTCCCGGATCGAAGGCATTTTCTTGAGGAAGATCCTGACCCGgggtgagggaagagaaaaacagaagagctcTGTACTCCCTCATAACAGTGGTACACAGTCCTGAGGCTTCTGGTACAATTCTCCCTAATCTAGCCTAGACACCTGAGAATCACTCTTGTGCCCTAAGGCCTCTCAAGGAGAATTCGCAAGGCTCGTTGAGTCAGCTGCACTGGCATTAAATAATCCTTAACACACTTCCTTCTGTTGTCTAGTTCTGATCCCTATCACTACGAGGCCATtcgttcattccttccttcctttcataaTTACAGGTcgaacacctactctgtgcctgCACTCCAGTGGATACTAGAGATAGAAACATAAAGATcatcagtggggtgcctgggtggctcagttggttaagcttctgactcctgatttcagctcaggtcaccaaccacgagatagagccctgcatggggttcttcatggacagcgtggagcctgcttgggattctctccctccctctctctttgcccctcccctcccccaagtaaataaacttaaaaaaaaaaaaaaatcactgccttcaaggagctccgGCAggcaaggagacagaggaggaaacgCAACAGCGACATCCCCTCTAAGATGAAGGCTGGGACGCTCCCCTCAAGGCTGGACAGGACCGGGCAGTGCCGTGTGAGGCCTGTAGGTGGCAGCAGGCGCCCACAGCAGCCTGCCGGGGCTCCAGGATGCCAGGCCAGGGTAGACACCCAGCCAGGGCTGTGGGCTGGAACCTTGGGACTgaatgggtggggtggggagagcaacCGGCATGTCCAGAGTAACTGTGCCCCCCTGCCCGTGGAAAGATGTGACTTCTTGAGCCTGAGTCCCAGTCCTTCAGCTCCTTTCCCTGACACGCGCCTATCAGCTTTGGGAGGCAGAATTAAAGAccctggggctgggtgggggccggTAAAACATACTGAGGGGCCACCTGGTCAGTTTCAAACACTATACACCCTCCACATAGCCCTCGACCGTAGGCCAGCCATCCTTATCCTCAGGTAATGATGAGGAAAGCAGACAGGGCACAttggcggctcagtcggttaagtatccgacttcggtgtaggccatgatctcagggttcacaagttcgagccctgcgtcgggctctgtgccgacagcccagagcctggagcctgctttggattctgtgtctccctctctctctgcccctcccccctcatgctctgtctctgtctctgaaaaataaacatttgaaaaaatttcgatgaggaagcagaggctcaCAGGGTTGTGGATGGAGCAGGGACTCAAAGCGGCGTCTTTGGACTTGTTTCCCAGAGAGTGTCCCCAGGGCTCCCATGGGAAGCCTCTTTGCAGAAGCTCGAGGGGAGATGTCCCTAGCTGTTGGCCAGGGGGTTCTGGGATTGCAGCCCAGTTTATGGAGAACCCGTCTTCTTTTCTAGCTGCTGGTCTCCCTGTACTGCCCTTCCCTCCTCGCACCCGGCACTCTTGGACCCCCTTATGCGAATGCAGCTTTCCTGCCAGCCAGCCTCACATCAACAGAAATGACTTATCACCGTTGTGTCACAGTTTGCTGTTCACAAAGTCGTTTCGCAATTATGACCTTATTCTCAGCCATCCCCTGGCGTGGGTGAGGTTTTATTCCCAtgtttacagatgggaaaatggaagggcagagaaggctTGATCCCCAAGAGGGTGCCGTTTCTACTATTTACTCTGAACAGCCTCTGCCCTGGACCCTAACATGTCCCATTCGCCTTTCAGAAGGTCCCTTCCTCGCCCCAGCTCTCCATTCTTCTAAGCCCAGCATGCATCCCACCTCCAGGAAGCTTGCCCCAGGAACTCCAGTTCACACTGGCCCCACCTCTGCTTGGGCTCCGGCCCCATTTTTCCTCGGGTGCTCGCAGCCTGCACTGCACAGCCTAATGCTCCTGGAGGTGGTGCCGTCTGGTGGTGAGGACACAGCAGTCGTGGGCACATGTTTAAACCCTTCCTTACTGTGTGATTCGGATCAACTTAACCCAACCTCTCCGGGCCTTTCGTGAGCCCCCGTCAACTCCTTTGTAAAAATGGACTAAACAGTAGTACCTGCCTCAGAGAATCACTGTGCAGATTAAACAAGCTGCCCACTGCTCAAGAAATGTGAAGACTGTGCAGAAGGCAATGAAAGCACCTTGAGAATGGGGCCCTGTGTTCAGATCCCCCAAAGTGCCTTGCGTGACACTGTGCAAATAGCAGGTGGAAAAATTTTGCGTTTCAAAAGCCTCTTTCTCCACTCCTGGCCCAATCCcgttcttcttctctttttatttattttatttattttttgagcatgagcataagcgggggaggggcagcgggagagggagaatccccagcaggctccgcactgtccgcacagagcccaacataggccttgaactcactgaccatgagaccatgaactgagccgaaatcaagagtcagacacttaactgactgagccacccaggtgcccctcttcctggCTTTTTCAAGAGAACATGGAGAATGTTTTTACCTCAATTCCACATttactctgggggtgggggctgcctgcAGGCACTCGGTCTCTCACCCTGCACCCCTACCCTAGCAGTTACTCTCTGGGAGCCTGGAAGCAGGTGAAAAGGCTTTGGAAACAAAAGGCCCAGTGTGTCTTGAGGCTCAGCCTCTTACACGtgacctccctgagcctctgtgtcctcacctgtaaaaatGGGACTGCTGGGTTGTCAGGAGGGGAATTTGAGAGGAGATATGTGGAAAGATCCTATGAAATCCTCAACATTTTATAGGCTTAGCAACCAGGACTGTGAAAACCTGCCCTCTTAGGGGCACCCAGCTTCCTccgtcggtggagcatgtgactcttgatcttggggttgtgagttcgaaccccatgctggatgtagagatgacttaaaaataaaatctttaggggtgcagtcagttaagattcagctcaggtcatgatctcgcggttcgtgagttcgagcctcgcatcaggctctgtgctgacagctcagagcctggagcctgctttggattctaggtctctctcagaaagaaataaacattaaaaaattaaaataaagtaagatctttaaaaagcaacaaaatccTGCTCTTACCTTGAGGTCTTCTGGTTCCAccacctgccctccccacacTGAAACCCTTTCTCTTGGagaccctccctcctgcctctccccttcttcagctttttttttaagtgtatatatatttttttagcatttattcactttttgagagacagagagtgagtggggagggggcagataggtaggcacagaatccaaggtgggctccgggctctggactgtcagcacagagcccgatgcggggctcgaactcaggaacccgtgagctcttgacctgagctgaagttgggcgcttaaccgactgagccacccaggggccaccccccccctccccctcccctcagccttAGTGAACTCAGGGAACTTAATGAGCCCAGTTcccacagggcctggcaccaGGTGTGGGCGTTACtaggcctccctcctccttccttcaggCCACGCCTTAAGCCTTTCTTTCAACGTTTGTAACAACCCACCCTGTGGGACTAGTAACAGCTGGGTTTTTACAGCCTTCGGGCATCAGGCTGAGGGCTTTCCATATCTCTCATTCAATCTTCAAAGCAGACCTGTGAAGCAGGTGCTATTATCCCTGCTTTAAAAATGGTAAACTGAGAcctggagaggttaagtaacttgcccatgcTTTCCCAGCTAGTTAGTTCCGCGAGTGGAGCAGGATTTAAGCCAAGACAATTCAACTCTAGAAGGCTTGTATTTAACCACTAAATTGTTCTTCCTTGGTAGGCTTAACCATACCACCCCCTTCTTAACAATTAGACTGTGACCTCCTTGAGAACAAGGGGCAGGTGTGAATCATCTGAGTGCCTCGCCTGGCGATCTGTGCAGGAAGCAAGGGCTCTGGGCAGGGATCAAATGACGTGGCCTTCGGGCCACTAGGGTAGTGTGCCACTATCGGCCCTGTGACATCGGCCGAGCCACCTCTCTGAATGGGCCCGCGCCTCCCTGGTCATGAGGACTGGAGGACATCCCATATCAGAAAGCCAGGGGTGTTAGGAAGGTGGAAACCcctgcgcccccgccccccagcctgaGTTACCGTCTGAAGGCGCCAGAGTCTGCGGGGAGACCGAAGGTGCAGGAGCCGCAGAGCACCAGCAGGAGGCCCCAGCGAGGCATTCTGCTCCCTTGGTCCGTGCTTCGCCTGGGTGCTCGGCTCTCTTGGGAATCTGCAGAAGTCTTGTGGCTTCCCAGAGCCCTTCTCCTTTTATGCGCTCCACACTTGGGACGGTTGAGATTTAGCTCTGCCCTGATTTATTATCCGGGGGCACATGGAGGGCGGCCAGTAATAAATCCCCCCGATGGGACGGAGCTAGATGGGTGAAGGGTGACCAGGTTTCGACGCAGAGCTCAGGAGCCAGGGAAAAGGAGGGCTGTGGGAAAGCAATGCTGTGCCCAGTGACGCCAGCAGCCCCATCTCGGCCTGGCCCTGCGACCCCCGCCGAGGCAGAGGCTGATGGGAAACATCAGTGTTCCAGAACACGGTCAGGGCTGAGACCGGCACAGAACGTAGGTTTCCAACCTCCCCCGCCAGACTCCACCCTCCGTACCCTTCAAGTGCCATCCTCTAGGTTAACCTCGGCTGTGTTCCTGACCGGCTTCTTCCACTTTGTGTCTCAGTTCCCTTCTGGAACACGGGTGACTCCTCCTGGCTTGTTCGTGACAGAGCCAGACCCAGAGGCCTCCGTGCCGCCTCCCTCCAAGCCTCTGTTAGCAGCAGCTGTGGAAGGGGAGAATACCACGGCCCGGCAGGGGGAGAAGCGCCTTGTATGGGCCTCTGGACGCAGGAATCtgggggaaggggtgtgtgtCGACCCTCAGCTCGCCTCGTGTGGGTGGGAGCCCTCAGGAGTGAGGGGGAGCTGGTCTTCcaactcctccttcccttcccacgGGGCCCTGAGTCCCTTCTGGGCCCGTCTCTGCCACCTTCCCTTTTCCTTGTAGTTTACAAACAACCTGGGGCAGCTCTCCATACACACACCTGACTCCTAAGTCCCAGGAGGGGTGCTATTTATTCAGGCGAGGATGCCCTCTCCTGGCTTTTCCTTGCTCATGCCTCGGGGCGCATTTCAAATATCACCACCTGCTCCACGAAGCAGGTCCTGATTCAGCCCGGAACTGCCTGCCTTCTGCTGTGGGCTCCCAAGGCGCCACACGAGCCCTTCCAGGAGAGCACGGACCTCAGCTGTGCCGTATCAGAGTGACCTCGCAGAcctgcctctgcctcttgccCAAAGTGGTGCTTCGCACTTATCAGCTGAAGGAACTAGGGAACTAGCTGGGGGCTAGTTGTCTGGGACCCCTGGGTTCCGGTCTTGATTCAACCACGAACTTGCTAAGTGACGTTGGACCCCTCCAcctctctggggctcagtctctAAATCTGTAGCATGAAACAGATATTGGGTGGGCCCTAGGGTGCTAGTGTTCTGTCCTTTGACTTCAGGGTGCTGCCCTCTGCAACCAGCTGCGAGTAGCAAGGACTTAGAGAAGCTAAAATCTCTTGCTAACGTGTTGCCTAATGAGTATGCTTGGACCTCTGGGATTATAACACCCTTACCACACGACAGGAGGATTTGGCATTTCCTGGTGTAAACTCTCATTGGAGAATTTTTCAGGCACTGTGGTTGGCAGTGAACAAAGTATCTGAGGGCAAGgggaacacttaaaaaaaatttctttcatgtttatttatttttgagagagacagagggcgagtgggggaggggcagagagagaggagacaagaatctgaagcagctccgagctgtcagcacagagcccgacgcagggctcgaactcacgaaccgtgagatcatgacctgagctgaggtcggatgcttaaccacccaggtgcccccgggggAAAACTTTTTAGAACCCctcagagtggggggggggtctgtctTGGCAAATTGGAGGAGGATTTATGAAGCATTCCAATAGACCTTGGTTCTCTTCATTCATTAGACAGTATTCATCGAGCATTTACTAGTTGccagacatttttctagatgCCGAGATTAACAAAggtgacaaaaaataaataccatttctGCTCCTGTGGGTCCTACAGTCTGTAGGAGAAATAGGTTATCATCACAACATAGATGTAAAATAACAATGATGACCAGCACAGTCAGGGAACTCCAGGAAGGCATCGCCAAAGAAATGACACTGGAGTTGTGACCTGAAGGTGACATGGGCAGGCAACGAATAGctgaagagggaaagaaatagaGTCCCGGTGggagcagcatgtgcaaaggccctgtggagagaggaagcatgaTGAGAACAAGGGCCAAAAGAAGCCAGTGTGGCTAGACAGAGACCAGAGGAAGTGGGGTGAGAGAGGAGATTGGGAAGCAGAGGTGATAAGAGCTAACGCCAAGTGTCACTCTAGGTGCTTAATGCATGTGACCCTCAAAACAACTGCATGGAGTGGTACTATTGTTAttccactttacagaggaggaagctgagataTGGGAGGATTCAGAAAGCAGCGTGTCTAGGATCACACCCACGGTAACGGGTGGAGTCAGCCTAGAAGCTAAGGCAGTGTGTCCCAGAACTCTACGTGACTTGAGCGTCCAACCGTGAAAGTTCTTGAACGCCACACTGTGTTTACCTTAAGAGCACAACGGGTAAACAGGTTAAGACGGGAATGATGATGTAATTGAATGCGTTTTGCAAAGACATTGCGGCTACGGTGTGGCTCAGCAAGGACTTCGGAATGGTCCGGAATCACGTAGCACGTGCCAGTTAGGAAGCCAGAGGGCCAGAACCAGCTTGGACTAGGGGAGGTGGGCGTGGTGGAGACAGAAAAGATTGGATGGAATTGAGAAAAacttaggaaataaaattagGTCGTGGGTGAGATATGGGGAGTGAAGGAGAGGGAGGTTTCTGGATGCCTGGTGATACCAAGTGGAAGAGAATCAGGATTCCAGAGGGGAAAGAGGTCTGGGGAGACCATGAGTTTGAGGACCTGTTGAGTGTGGGGTTCCTTTGTGGAGACAGGGgcagggaataaaaaaaaaagaaagaaatatcccaGGTGTGACATTAAGTGGCAGGTGCACGTGGACCTGGGTGAAAGATTTATGTGTTATTTGCCATTGGTCATGAATGTCACAGATATGAATACAATTAGCCGAGGGGAGGCGGGGGAAGAGCAAGGAAGCCCTGGACTCCAGCTTCCGTGGCCCAGCGGTGGAGAAACGGCCTGTCTAACAGACCACAaagaagaggacagagaggaagggggaaaccGTCCGGTGTCCCTGAAGCCCAAGGAGAAGGGAGGTTACGCAGCGAGAGTGAGCAGTGGGAGGGGCTGCTTGGAGGTCAGGCAAGACGTGGGTTACAAGGCAGACATGTGGCCATCGGTGCTGTTAGTGGGAGCTGTTTGGGTGATGCGGACGGACGGGAATCCAGACAGGGAATGTGGAAGaatgagaggaagaagggagatgaAGGCGGTGTAGCCCAGACAGCCTTTCTGAGAAGCCAGGGATAACGGAGGAGGAGGTGATGGCTGGAGGCGAGTGAGGACAAAGTGAAGggttttccctctcctctccctgcctgcccctctccctccttcctctaatggtgggagggaagagaatatATTTAAAGGCCTGGAAAGGACTCGGGGGAGAGGAGGGATAATCATGGCAGTAAGATCCCGAGCAGGTGGGAGTCAGGAAGGCAGGGCCCATGCACAGCCACCAGGTGCTGGCGGCCGAGGGCCTTTCTGTCCGGTGACTGTCCTCTTCTCAGACAAGTGGGGAGCAGGGACCACTGCTgagagctggggatgggggcggggttCGGAGGCATGTGGAGAAATAGAGAAGGTGTGCAATGGTTATGGAAAGATGGAAGAAGCTGGCCAGGGAATCTCAGGGGTTTTCTGGTAGGAATTAAGCATTTAATGGCTGGAGATCACACCATCGTCGTCCAAAGCCAGTCTGCCCTGTTCTCTGCCTCCCCGCCACCACCACAGTGCTTGGCTGCTTGGGTGGGGACAGCACGGCAGTGTGTGGCTGGCTTCATCCAGGGCTGGGGTGGTGCCACACGTGTTGATCGAAGAGGAGAGCCGAAGGGATTTCGGGGCCCAGCAAAGATGTTATTG
This genomic interval from Prionailurus viverrinus isolate Anna chromosome F1, UM_Priviv_1.0, whole genome shotgun sequence contains the following:
- the REN gene encoding renin isoform X2 produces the protein MPRWGLLLVLCGSCTFGLPADSGAFRRIFLKKMPSIRESLKERGVDVARLGAEWSQFTKRFSFGNSTSPVVLTNYLDTQYYGEIGIGTPPQTFKVIFDTGSANLWVPSTKCSPLYTACEIHSLYDSSESSSYMENGTAFTIHYGSGKVKGFLSQDEVTVGGITVTQTFGEVTELPLIPFMLAKFDGILGMGFPAQAVGGVTPVFDHILSRGVLKEDVFSVYYSRNSHLLGGEVVLGGSDPQYYQGNFHYVSVSKTGSWQIKMKGVSVRSATVVCEEGCMVVVDTGASYISGPTSSLRLLMETLGAKELSTNEYVVNCKQVPTLPDISFQLGGRAYTLTSADYVLKDPYGNDGLCTLALHGLDVPPPTGPVWVLGASFIRKFYTEFDRHNNRIGFALAR
- the REN gene encoding renin isoform X1; protein product: MPRWGLLLVLCGSCTFGLPADSGAFRRIFLKKMPSIRESLKERGVDVARLGAEWSQFTKRFSFGNSTSPVVLTNYLDTQYYGEIGIGTPPQTFKVIFDTGSANLWVPSTKCSPLYTACEIHSLYDSSESSSYMENGTAFTIHYGSGKVKGFLSQDEVTVGGITVTQTFGEVTELPLIPFMLAKFDGILGMGFPAQAVGGVTPVFDHILSRGVLKEDVFSVYYSRNSKNSHLLGGEVVLGGSDPQYYQGNFHYVSVSKTGSWQIKMKGVSVRSATVVCEEGCMVVVDTGASYISGPTSSLRLLMETLGAKELSTNEYVVNCKQVPTLPDISFQLGGRAYTLTSADYVLKDPYGNDGLCTLALHGLDVPPPTGPVWVLGASFIRKFYTEFDRHNNRIGFALAR